The window tcttaatttaaaaatatattgtccAGATATACAATCTGAGATGTTCTAAGaaaaatcataaattcaaattacTTTAGATTTACCttaaatcaatttataatttaattaagataaaacaagcatatactaaaaaaaatgaatataaaacatgatatttttaagTAACTTAAGAATCACAAACAATATTCATGATGAGAATCAAGATAACTAGATTTAGACTACAACAAACAAATCAGTTTCTTTTAAGCTAATCTGTAACTCGTGAAATGCAAAGATGGAGAGCTCATGAACAAAAGAAAAGGAGTGTCATCTTTCTGACATAAGCCAAGTCTTCTAGCATAATacaattagttataaaataatccaaataaaaatgattgtTTATTaccatcatttcatcatcatcaCTTGTCTTCTTCATTCAAGAATGGAGACTATTCTGACTGCAAAATTCACTCCTCTGTGTGATCAAAAGATAGAAAGTAAATCAATCATCATTACTTGTAGgtaaataatttttcatcaattataaaaatatgaaaactaaaaagaattttgataaatcacattatttaaCTCAAACAAATCACTATTAATGAATAGATGTACACAACAACAAACCAATCAAACTTTAATTAAATCAACTGATATATATGAGCTATAAAACCGAGAAAAAAACATAGAATGAGATTTTTTTCATCTGAGCGAACTACCCAAAGTAAGTGAATGAAATCATTTGTAAAATACAATTTATAAGAAATATGAGGCAAACCATTTTGTGAGTagctgaaaaaaaaatcaatgaatgaACATATGAATAGAGTTCTGAGATGATGTCTCTTTGTTTATGATAAAGTTTCTAAGATCCACATGATTCATTTCTCTTTAATAGAAACTTTTCATTCAAAGAAATTCCCTACCACATTCTAATCACATTTGCCAAATTAACATTTAAACCAGCAATaacatgaaaatgaaataacaaagaatcaaaataaaagtaaatttttaCCATTTCATTAATGATGAATCACCTATTCGGATCCGTAGGGAGCATCATTCAGGAAAAGGTGTGACTAGACTCTCAGTATGAGTGACTACTTCTAGGACATCGTAGAACTTGTCAATGAGGGAATGCCGGACCGTTTTACTCTCCACATTATACACCACCAAATGCGGTTCATTAACCAAAAACACTTCATTTCTCTTGGAAAAACAAAAGGGTGTCTCAATACAGCTATACATTGGAACATGTAGAGTGGGTAATGAAAACAATTTAGACCAAGACTCTATTTTTCCATGCTCCTTCATCACCCATACATCAATTTTCATCTCATTCCCACCAAAGTTACATAACAAAGAGAGGCATCCACTTAAAACCCCTATATTTGAACCCATAACCTCCTGCCTAGAACAGGGTACTGATATTTCAGAATAGGTTTCTTTCGATAAATCTAAAGAGATGATACTCTGATATTTATTAAACCCCATATTCATATCTGAATCCCAGTGAAGTGACCCACTAACAAACACACCCATAGAAGTAATAGTAGTGCAATTAGGGTAATCCTCAACTGTCTTCCATGAATCACTCTTTAACCCATAAATTTTAACTTCAGTTTCAAATGAATATTCAGGAACTTTTAATTCAGTGTAAATAACAACCACCTTATACTCGGAACTACCTTCATCATAGCCAAACCCATAACTTACATCTTGACTTGGACGTTGTATAATGCCAGAATGAGGAAGCCTCTTTGATATCTTTGTAGATGGGTTCCATAAAAATACAACAGAGTTTTCTATAACAATACAAACTAACCCATTCAAGGAACCAACTAAGCCAACCCAGAGCTTTGGGTTCTTCAATGGATAATCGAGGACATGCGTATCAATATGAGATTCTTCATGCAGAACAGACGAGAGAGAACACCATTCTAGAGAACACCGTTCTAGATAAGCAGAAGAACGAgaatttataatgattttatgaTGTGCATAATCTTCGTTTTTGGTGGAAGCTTTCAAATGCTTCTTGACAAATATGGGATCAGAGATCAAAGCACGCCAGGATCTGCAAACACACATGAATTTTAGGAGGAATTTGACGGGTAGTTTGATTAGGATTTCTATAATGATTTCTGTTGGCAGGGAGGCATCGAGATGGTCGGAATGGAAGTGGTCTGTTGTAGGATCTTCACTCTCTATATTCATGGATAGAGCTGTCAACTGATTGAAAGCGGCTAGGGTTTGGAGGAGAGACAGAAAGTGAGAGACGAGAAAGTAAAGTAACAAATCAGGGTTATTTAAGGGAATTGTATCCCCTCTTATTTATTCAATGGAATCTAATTGATCATATAGGCTCTTATAATACAGATGACAAAATGTTAagtttataaaaagaaaaattggtAGTTGTTGTTGCTAAGTTTTACTATTTCTCAATAAGGTTGACATCAAGATTGTTTGTTAAACAATTATTGAGagtatttattcaaaatttaggTAATCATACAAAATTGTGTGACATGTAttgtattaaatatgtttagattataatgttaaaataatttattatttatctaaaactaatcattatatcaaatatcatacaaaattgaaaattgttttaaaaatttaaaaataaaaaataaaatatttgataaaccCGTATAATGAACTTACTAGcgaaaatataaacaatatagtTCATTTGTGTGATATTTGATCCCTCAAGAATTCACTTGAGGGCGGCTGAGTCAGGTTTCCATCTGACTGAGGGATGAAAACCCTAGGTTAAGTTCCTTGCGTGTTAGACcgatatttgtatatttaaaattattgttttctgcACCATCCTTTTAGAGCTATATTTTTGCACTCGGGGATATGTCGCTGGTTGCATTTTCTACACCCGAGgataacctaggactgagaaaGTACACATGTTGCTGGTTGTTTCCTGCACCCGATAGGTCATAGGAGACCACAATCGAGAGTCCTTGCACCCTTCCTTGTGCACCCGATAGACGTCTGTTGCACTCGATGAGTCTAGGATCGATGCTTGTTATTGTTGGAGACCGAGGGATGTTGTCTAATGTTGGAGACCGAAGACCGATGTTGGCTGTTGTTGGAGACCAAGGCCCTGTTGGAGACCGATGATCGATGATCGATGCTGGTTGTACATGGGGACAAAGGACTGACATGTTGTGCGTTGTTCGACTGAGGACACATCTTATGATAGAGAGGAGGACCATGACCGAGGCTGACTCCTATTCTCCACCTAGCTATGACCGAGTTGGGTTCACACCTCGACTAACATCAGGTTTTTGCGATCTTGGAGGCTAACCACGATCCTTTGGACATAAGCAATGATGTTAAATTTGCTTGGAAGATTcaggtaaaaaaataaaataaataatttagttcaatataatttatgaaatattagAACATGAACAATTTACTTGCAGAGAGACATGGCCGAGAGAGGACACAGTCTTGAAAGTATCAAAGCAAGTATTGAAGCTCGAAAACCCGACTTCGATGCTTACATTGGTAAGTATGTGTCGACTATCGTTGTGTTTAAAAGACTCTCATTAAATTGATCCCCTAGTTTAACATAAAATTTTGCAGACCCACAAAAGCAATATGCAGATGCAGTTATAGAAGTATTACCTACCCAACTAATCCCAGATGACAATGGGGGAAAAGTTTTAAGAGTTAGACTTATAATGAAAGAAGGCATAAAGAATTTCAATCCAGTCTATCTCTTTGATGAAGGCTCCACCATTTCATGGATTCCATGTGgaagaaaatgtaaaatttatatacttaatgaTCTAACAACTCTTTTATTTAGATCTAATgcggaaaaataatttaaacttaccTCCAGCCATTCTTCTTGATACTTTAAAGTTTCGATCTTCTAAAACCGATTTATCTTTTATCGATGGTGTTTTTCTTAGATGAGATAATGGCCTTAGGGACCTTAACACTATATTTATAATCCCTCTCTTTCCATCAAAGAGACCTTAATGGGTAGTTACTAGTTAGTGGGTAGTTAttccaattattaaactttaatttattaattaaaccattTAATTCCAACATTCTCCCACttggtttaataaataaaatcatatcacAATAAGAAATTGATACATGAATCATAGCGATAAATCATCTAAAATTGAGAATCATCTTCTATGTATCACAATGCATCACATTTCTCAATAACAACCCATAAAACTCAATGAATAAACCATATGTTTATTCTAGGTCCGAACtttattatttctcaaaaaCGATCAATATGCGCATAACGTAAATCAAATATGAGAAATCATTACTTATTAGAGTTTCACTTAAAACATTGttcttacaataaataaaatcataaaacagAACTAAGTCCCATTCGTTCTACATGATCCTTGAAATTCTTTGGTGGCATGCCTTTAGTCAAAGGATCAGCAATCATCAACTTAGTGCTAATGTGTTCAATGACCACTTTCTTTTCCTTAACACGTTCTCTAATGGCTAAGTATTCAATGTCGATGTgtttgtgagtttaagcattgattgtcagaaaatataaagttgtaggcctttattgatgttagtgtatataatataataatatattatattgatatattattatattatacaatataatatattatattattgttagataaaagataaagactcttccaaaacttctctcccaaatttttttttttaaaattctcccaagtcaaaatccggc is drawn from Impatiens glandulifera chromosome 3, dImpGla2.1, whole genome shotgun sequence and contains these coding sequences:
- the LOC124930528 gene encoding F-box/kelch-repeat protein At3g23880-like, whose translation is MNIESEDPTTDHFHSDHLDASLPTEIIIEILIKLPVKFLLKFMCVCRSWRALISDPIFVKKHLKASTKNEDYAHHKIIINSRSSAYLERCSLEWCSLSSVLHEESHIDTHVLDYPLKNPKLWVGLVGSLNGLVCIVIENSVVFLWNPSTKISKRLPHSGIIQRPSQDVSYGFGYDEGSSEYKVVVIYTELKVPEYSFETEVKIYGLKSDSWKTVEDYPNCTTITSMGVFVSGSLHWDSDMNMGFNKYQSIISLDLSKETYSEISVPCSRQEVMGSNIGVLSGCLSLLCNFGGNEMKIDVWVMKEHGKIESWSKLFSLPTLHVPMYSCIETPFCFSKRNEVFLVNEPHLVVYNVESKTVRHSLIDKFYDVLEVVTHTESLVTPFPE
- the LOC124930529 gene encoding phosphoribulokinase, chloroplastic-like, which translates into the protein MIDAGCTWGQRTDMLCVVFAILEANHDPLDISNDVKFAWKIQRDMAERGHSLESIKASIEARKPDFDAYIDPQKQYADAVIEVLPTQLIPDDNGGKVLRVRLIMKEGIKNFNPVYLFDEGSTISWIPCGRKLTCSYPGIKFTYGPDTYFGQEVSVLEMDGQFDRLDELIYVESHLSNLSSKFYGEVTQQMLKHADFPGSNNGTGFFQTIVGLKIRDLYEQIVASRASAPVEAKA